A DNA window from Schistocerca gregaria isolate iqSchGreg1 chromosome 2, iqSchGreg1.2, whole genome shotgun sequence contains the following coding sequences:
- the LOC126335329 gene encoding uncharacterized protein LOC126335329 — MALSQQQVLQLRGDEPCATSDSESDVAELSDLEDDAGLPPGATSSDENDDDDDVDDLELGSGVARRRRSGADEDVDEEEEEEEEEEEEEEEEEELPYPGFVPIALRYLDQHTRPRSWCLRMITNPYPFFCNLCRRTR; from the coding sequence ATGGCGCTCTCGCAGCAGCAGGTGCTGCAGCTCCGCGGCGACGAGCCGTGCGCCACCTCGGACTCGGAGTCGGACGTGGCCGAGCTGTCCGACCTCGAAGACGACGCCGGCCTGCCGCCGGGCGCCACCAGCAGCGACgagaacgacgacgacgacgacgtcgacgacctgGAGCTGGGCAGCGGCGTGGCGCGCCGGCGCCGGTCGGGCGCCGACGAGGACGTggacgaagaggaggaggaggaggaggaggaagaggaggaggaggaggaggaggaggagctgccCTACCCGGGCTTCGTGCCCATCGCGCTGCGCTACCTGGACCAGCACACGCGCCCGCGCAGCTGGTGTCTGCGCATGATCACCAATCCATATCCTTTTTTCTGCAATCTCTGCCGCCGTACAAGGTAG